The DNA segment TTGCTTTTGTTCTACTTTTAATTCTCTACCACTAGGAACAATTAGGCAAGTGCCCCTCTTTTTATAGGTATAATAATGAATCATGGGAACACCCTGGCTTCATTGCTTGCATTGAATAGGAAGTGTCTAATGCCCTTGGTTAGTGCTTCAGTGACCATCCTTGTTGGTTGTAGTGGTGTCATGAAAGTCTTAGAAATTTAGCTTTTGCTTATAAATTTTGCCCAGTAACAATGATTTtagactaaaaaaaaaactttcagtGGATCATATCACATAAAAATTAAGTTAAGTCTGAACAGAAATTGACATTTCCATTGAGAAAAGGCAAATTACATCGTAAAATCCTAAGGATATTTGttataaaggttaaaaaaataaatacagaaTAATTGAAAATTCCTTGGGACTACTGATCTCCACCTTACTTGTTTACTTCAGTGAAAGCAAAATTTCAGATAATTCTCTAGCTTCCCAAACACTCATTACTACTCCCACCTTTATTTATATGATCAGAATCATAGTTGAtgctaatttataaactaatagtGAGGTAATTATATATAGATAAGAAATCTGCATATAAAGTGCATTCACCTCATACCTATGTGAATGACCTGAACCCTTACCCTTTATAAAACAAGTATTACATTAAATCTAATTCTACATAGTGCCTTGGAAAAGAGAGAAACAAAGTGGCTAGGTGCAAGTGTGGACTAATCTTCATGGTCCCAAAGATCCGCCGCACTCCTGAATGGACCATCGCTCTTGTTCACAAAGAGCTCTTCACCATCCAGAATTCTCCCCTGCAATGTATCAGTAACCAAGGAAAGAAGCAAAATTACCATGAGTTCAGGACCCAAAAGAAGGATAGAGTGAATGAATGTgtgaaataaaaagaaaaaattttcTCTACCATAATTTAAAGTaagttaattatattatgaagttGATAAATCTCTAATCACTTTAAAGATTCTAATCCTTGCTGATAGACAATATTTTACTTGCAAATTAAAATCCATTTATATCTAGGAATGGTTTAGTTTTGTATGACCCCAAAAGTAATAAACTGTGTTTGGATGAGTTTGAGTATTTTGATTAAAATTGAGTTTGAAGCGAAATGATTTGTGTTagatgtttttatttataaagcCAGTTGATTGTAAGATTTGGTATAAATTGCAAAAATCTCCTAAAATTGTtctatttaaaagaaaattatagacCTGGAAGTAGAGGGAAACATATGAACATCTATCtaaaattatgataattttatGTGAGTCTGAAGAATAAACATGAAATATGTTATAAATGAAGTACTGGGGATTCATCATATCTTATAGTCAATAACAATGGCAGGATCTGACAAATTCTAGGTGTATGATTTTTTGCTACTAGACTAACATGAAGGACCAATTAATGTGAATAACCAATGTTCACCTGATCCTGCATCTTGCTGAGGGCCTTAAAATCTTGTTGTGGAAGTTCCCAATTGAAGACACTGACATTCTCCATGATCCTATCTGGCTTGATTGATTTGGGGATGACACTTGTCCCTCTCTGGATGGCCCACTTCACCAACACCTGCCCTGGGTTCTTGTTCGACTTGTTGGCTATCCTATCAACCGTTTGATCCTTGATCAGATTCCTCCCGTCTGATGAACCCAGTGGAGAGTAAGCCTACACTCAAATTTTTGCATTTCAATCATGACCCTTTCTCATGAAAATCAAAaccaaaatgaagaaaattaaaCTAGTAATGTGTTGATTACAGTAACATGGATGCCATTCTTCTTGCAAGCCGCAAGCATCTTCTCATTTTTCCATCCAGGATGCATTTCCATCTATAACAAAATTGCAAATACAAGTTTAGAAAAAACGAGGTGGTGCTCAACCTTTGAGATTGTTCATTGTTCATTATCCAATACAATCCTCAACAAAAAAAATCTGTACATATATGATTTCACCTGGCAAACAGAAGGTCTTATTTCAGCAATGCTCAGCAACTTTTCAAGCTTTGCTAGAGTGAAATTGCATATTCCAATGTCTCTAACAAGCTTTTCCTCCACAAGCTTCTCCATTTCTCTCCATACCCCTTCCATGTCAAACTCTAACACGTCTCCTGCTCCAGGGGGTCTGCTAGCACCATCTTTTAGTCGAAATGGCCAATGAATCTGCATTTTATACATTAGAGTATCTGTCTTCTATTAGACATACCAAACCACATGCATCATAAATGGAAGAAAAAAgtgcaaaaaaatatatatttcgaGCATGATAGAAGCTCATTACCAAGTAAAGATCAAGGTAGTCAAGTTGGAGTTTTTGAAGGGTACTGTTGAGAGCAGGTCTAACCCTTTCAGGGGTCAAGTCAGTGCACCTAGTAGGTATAAAAATTCACCATGAGAGTTTCTTTAAAATGTTGAAAGAACATTATTCAAATGAACTTAGAAGGATCACCCAAAGACTTTGTATTCGTAAGACCTACATCTATTTGATTATATTACCATAGTTTGGAGGTGACAAATAGATCCTTCCTTTCCACTCCTGCTTTAATTGCTGTTTGGAGTGCTTGTCCAACCTATAAGTTGATAGATAATTAGGACTATTATAGCTAAAATGGTGATctaaatcaaaataaactatTAGGAAACACAAACATACTTCTTCTTCAACTCCATACTGCGAAGCAGTGTCTATGTGTCTGTAACCAGCCTGCAGCCAAAGTCGGATCATATGAGACTCAGCTCCACAAAAAGGCAAAAActaacttaaattttttttttctccttaaatatgttttagtaCCCGCAAATAgataaatattctttttaatattttgaaaaataaatggtCTTTTTGGTTCCTTTTGGACTGCTAAATTTCGGGTAAAAGAGGCGTTTATCCAAGCAGAATAATGTCAGAAACTCGAGATCCTTAAAGAGGTGTAAAAACTCTGAAGGGGGTATTGAAGTTAAGAAATGCTCTTAAAATCTGAAATTTTGTTCTTGGAATTAAAAACACTAATTTTGTTCCacaaaaaactgttttttgtAGTATATTAAAAGTGTAACATATCTCTATCAATTTTACAATTGATTAACATGAGTAGGATATATGATTTTCACCATGTGAAGTGTCTGGGTCAGAAATCTAGTTAGATTAGCCACATTTATTGAATTCCTCTGACTTTACTATAAAAAAACCAAAGGTTAGTTCCTCAAACCAAGGAAATTACCGACATTATCCATAGAATAATACATTTGgtgctttttttttatcaaagacATGGATATTACCAATCGTCCCAGTCTCGCACTGGTTTTTCTAAAACTTCTTCTAGAGGCTGTTCCCAAATGTATGGCTGCTTGCTTACTACcttcatttcttttttttttcataaatgtCAACAAAAAATATCACCTTAATGAATACTTTCATCTGCTAAACAAGCCTTGTGAATGCAAATAACATCATCAATATATCCCCTTTATCATAAAGCTTTATTCATTCATCAATGTAGAATGATAACACAGCACACACAAAACCCAACGTCCCACAGAATGCATAAAGAAACATGGAAGTGAAAGCAGGGCAGTGTAGTTACATTAACAATGGCAGTGAACACAGAATTGACTGCATGTGAACCCGACTTCCATGTCCCCAATCCAACAGCCGGTATGGTATGACCACTCGACAGGGTAAATGCCTGTGTCTTCGCTTCATGTGGCCTAACAACTTGTGCCATCTTTGAATGTTAGCTAATAACAATGGTGTTTGTTTCTTGTCACATATTATACAAGAGACTCTTTCTAAGTACCCGATCATGTAGGAGATCATCACCAATTTCCATGCACTTCAGGCTGCGTGTTCCTTTCTGCATTCACTAGGCTCTCACTCTTACACGTTTCCTACGTCTTTCTCTCTTTGCTTCTCTTCCTTGACACGTGGTTGGGAAACCGAACAATGATACTTAAGTGTGTCTTTTCTTAGttcttattagtttttttagttaattttggtagttaaaaaacattatcctatttttaatgtttttgtcATCTTTGCGGTGTTGTAAAAAAAATGCTAAACAGATTTTTTTTCGATTCTGGTTTCTCACAAAGTTATGGAGTGATATATGAAACTCAGTGATAAAaatccactcctttctcaagaTGTGATCATTCGTGTTGAAGATGGCGTGTCccctagaaataaaaataatttgctTAAGTCTCTTATTATATtactaaattagttttataaaaatgaattagatttaaatttaagttttaatatgatattaaatttGGATTCGTTGTATCAACTAATATTTCTCGATTCTTACACATTTTTAATGTGATTGTATGATATTTTTAGtgtaagaaaatatattatagttctgaattgattaaaaataaaattaatttcaaatacaTAAATAGAGAAAAATATCATCTTACTAAACTATCGAGTGAGAAAAATCGCATAAAAGTGATGTATAATAAATACGTATCTGTTAAATTGGCGTTATCGTATTTATAAGAATAAATGTGGGCTGAATTTTTATATTCAGGTTTATATCATTAAAGAGAAGTTAATACTTTGTTTAATAGTACGGAAATGttccttttaaaataaataagattgtAATTTAAAACAAcgatttaataaatataatacaaatattaattgtctaataaatttatttactttCGGATATAATATAGTCATATAGGTAAATCACAGTAATAACAATTTAGTGAAGCTATGAGGTGATTTTAACGAAGGAAGGCTCCTTAACCACCTGAAACCTTTAATATTAGAGtaaaattatatcaattttttttcaaaagttacatattttgtttttgttttttattcttatattaacCCTTAATTTGTTTAAAGGATAGTATAATGAGActtcttatatattatattaaccctgattaataattttaaaaataatatactgcaatattttataagaaaagtTGTTATGAATATTAAGACAACATAAAGTTTTTTGTTGATATTAAGATGTTAGAGGTAATAGAGACCgtttaaaatataagttaaattatttaatacaaaattaataaatataacattGTTGTATGTGATAATATATATCGGTATTCTTACTTATTCTTCTGTGATTGGattatcttaattttaataggttaaaatttaatatttatattaattttaatgaaaatatcaTATTTACATGTATTGGTCTTTTATATGTgcaatatataatttaaatgaaaatatataatattaaaataatagtatacattataaatattagcgaaaatttgtttaaatgtctttaaaatattttgtgttttttaagcatgtaatattataattttattgaattaatatataaggtaaatttataaatattgttacaaattttaatatacatttttatatatacatgtTATAAAAATGAAAGTACTAATttacattttcatatttttttaataatattttttttttcttttaagtgaAATAGCAAACAAAAATTAGtgttcaaaatttatttattaaactaTTTAACTATTTTCTTTAGGATACCAAGACGATATGTCTTTAAGTAAAACTTAGAAAATGATTTGTATGTGTTTCTTTATGTACTTGTATAAACAAAGTTAGTCTAAATAGTACATGAGATTGACTGTAGCAATTGTTGTGGGTGTTGGTCGATCAATCGCTCATTTGCTCCTTAGTACTTCACTCCTTCAGACTTCAAAACTTATTCTCCTTAATTCCTCAGTACTCGGTCGGGAGTTAACCTGCAAAAGGTTCTCTGACAatcaagtaagtactctgtGTTAAGAGTGTACAGTTTCACTGAtaaaaaacgtaccttactcCATTGTAGAGAGTGTAGTTGTAACATATAGTTATGGACCATATGTCTAATGGGTCGAATTTAGCATGTATCAGTCTTAGTCTTAGCTAATTTCTAGGGAGGCTACCCACCCTGATTTCTCGGGACATTACCTGAATTTGATGGAATGTGAGTCTGATTCGTAGGGAGTTTCCATAACTACCTTAAGTGTCATTTATTATAACTACATTTAAACATACTTTCATTCAGTTGGTCGATCACCAAGATCAAGTGACATTGCTTGTTTGGCACTGACCGTACACTTTCTTTTCAATAATTTGGTGTTTTTTTTTGGCTACTAATGCAACATTCAAACTTTGTTATCCTCTTTTCAACGGCGATACTCACAGTTTGGGCATGCTTTACTAAAGTTGGCAAACAAGTTATAAGAACATGTATATACcttacaacaaataaaatatgttcTTTGAATATTTTGTTATAGCTAAATCTCATCAATTGTCTTTCACTGCATCTATTATTGTGTATAAAACTCCTTTAGAACTTGTGTTCACTAAAGTTGGGGGATTCTCCTGAATTATTACTTCAAATTATGCAAAATATTACACTGATTTCCTATATACTTTATTAGAATATACTTGGTTTTATCTTCTTCATTTAAAACAATaagtttcttttgttttcatGCATTTAAAAACTTTTGGTGAAAACCAAGTTGGTCATTAGTTGAAGTGTGAACAAAATAGTTCTATTGATCGAAAAATGGTCATCTAACTAAAATTGGTCTATCTTTTCTTGATAATGCCTCTCTTCCTCTTAAATATTAGGAGAAGCCTTTATAGTTGCATTTAACATTTTAATGTTTtaaccactcttgtgcttgatAATCATAACCTTGTGAAATCTTGTTCAATGAGAAACCTGATTAtagttttttcaaaaaatttattgtttgtTATCCTCTCTTAAGATCTTATAACAAACATAAGtttgattttatataatttatttgtctCTTCTTAGGCTATAGTTCAAAACATAAGGGTTATATATGTTTCTCACCATCTGGCAAGAAATATATCTCCTATCatgtatttttaatgaaaattttcTCCTTACTCTCTAACTAATAATCCTATTTGCGCCTTACTCAAGATGGATTAATAGATGTTCAAGACCTAACTCTTTACAAATCTATAGTTGAAACATTACAAAGTCTATCATACATGCATCAACTTCATGAACATCATTACAAGGTTATTGTTCccggttgactcgattgccttcgTACTTCTAACGACGATCGCACGCCCAATTCTCTCTGCCTAGGTTTGTGCCTTTCTTCGATCAAACACCTtgtacctgcaaagacaaagggacGCTCTAAAGGCCGTTTGCACTCAGATgctcaagtcaatactgggCAAGGAAACACCAATGTGTATCTCAGCTCTCGTTTCAAGAACTGTGTAAAAGACTGCATAAAACTTGTGTACCTTATGAGGTTTATTACTACCCCTTA comes from the Phaseolus vulgaris cultivar G19833 chromosome 8, P. vulgaris v2.0, whole genome shotgun sequence genome and includes:
- the LOC137824507 gene encoding aldose reductase encodes the protein MAQVVRPHEAKTQAFTLSSGHTIPAVGLGTWKSGSHAVNSVFTAIVNAGYRHIDTASQYGVEEEVGQALQTAIKAGVERKDLFVTSKLWCTDLTPERVRPALNSTLQKLQLDYLDLYLIHWPFRLKDGASRPPGAGDVLEFDMEGVWREMEKLVEEKLVRDIGICNFTLAKLEKLLSIAEIRPSVCQMEMHPGWKNEKMLAACKKNGIHVTAYSPLGSSDGRNLIKDQTVDRIANKSNKNPGQVLVKWAIQRGTSVIPKSIKPDRIMENVSVFNWELPQQDFKALSKMQDQGRILDGEELFVNKSDGPFRSAADLWDHED